TTACGAACTGCAGAAAGTACAGAAGCTTTTGTCTCTAGGGTCCTTTCTTCTGTAAATGGTGATGAAAAGCTCTGTGGGTAGGGCAAAGCTATGCTGCAACATACAATTCAAGAAGCATCTTGCTATTtcaagttttgggtttttttttcctcatgttggGGAAAGCATCACACTTAATGCTTTGCTGGGTTACTCAAGTTCAGTCACTTACTGCTGAGAAGTTTCAGcttgttttaaatatctgttCAACCTACTCTTCCTCTACAATGTAAATGACCACAACAGGGTAAAGCAGAAGGCCCTAAAGGTAAAGTAAGGCTACAAAAGGAATAAACTGGTTACTTAAAGTCCGGATGAGTGTTTTCCTTTAGAACCAAAAGTTGGCTGTAATTTCAGGTTTGGATAAAACAATTACAGAATTGCTGATGAAAAGCCTTAAATAGGTTTAAGGAGATGCTTATACTTCTAAGCTTCTTTTTAGCTTTTGCAAATCTAGTAAATCTATCCTGTTTGATGCCACTCTCCTTCTGCAGACCTCTTGAGGAGGGTGAAGTGCTATGAAATGGAAGTTTCTGAAGTCCTATGAACTTCAGGGTATAATTAGATGATGTGGCTGAACTTAACTAAAGATCTCTGTTATAAAAAGGGCACTGCTGTCCCTCCTGGGAACTCTTGGATACTTTCAGACCCTTTCCTGAGTGGACTCCAGttgttaaactgaaaaaagaaagttttaattCCTCACCCCATTGCCCAGAAATTTTTAATCTTGCAGAATACAGTGGAATTGGGTTGCAAATGATCTGTCACATGCTAAAGACACTGTAGGATGGGGCCATATAGGAACTGCCCACTGTCACCGTAGCAGATCAGCTGGCTTTTTATTGAACCACACTCCAAAAGCTGAAGTCCATAATGAATCCTAGTGAACTTCACTTTGCTCTTCTAACTGGGTATTGGCCCTGGATCCTCCCCCCTGTGAAGACACATCTGCCAAGTGTCCCTGTTTAAACTCCTGGTGATGAGAGAAGGCTGAATACCACTGTGgtagaaagaacagaaatgcagcaggtAGAGATTAGTTTCTGTATTGAAGGGGCTATTAAATAGACCAAAAATACCAATAACTTTCTCCAGTGCTTATTACAGAGTATTCAACCTAAAACAGTTGACTTTTCCTTGATCGACCTTTCTCCTCATCCTGAAATGTATTTAACTTGGGCATTGTGTCTACCTCACACATTGCCAATGATGCGCTAACAGAACTGCAATAACCCTTGATAAAACTTGCTGATGGATTTGCAGTTGTGTTGCAGACAGAACTGAAACATGATTCCTTTCGGTGAGGAAGCGCAATGACTAGACTCAGTTACCACAGAACTCCAGTCTGGAGGACCAGGCACGGTTCCTGTAATATCAGAGAAAACATGTTTCCTCTATTCACAGGATTTCTAATGATGGAAAATTATGCCACAAGCATCTCTAAGCAGGGCAAAAGACCATGTAGTaggatggatttttttaagaacataACTGGAGTCTAAGGGAGTCCCATATCTTAGGCCAGGAAATATTAAAGATACTCTTAGGGATTCTTACTTTCATTTTATACTCTGAAATTAGTACCATTCAGAGAGATATGTCTGGAGTTAATAAATGCTATTTTCATTACATATTTGGTTCTTTTGGCTCAATTATAGTTCATTCTATTTCTTCTTGTGGCTGGGAGCAACTCAAGCACTAAGGAGCTTAAAGCTTGCTGTAGTACATAAAATAGACTTAAGTGCAACATACACTCATcccattagaagaaaaataaactattcaGTGTTCATGTGTTAGTAACAGCTGTATCAAATTATGATGATTGTTCTAGAGATAGGACTTCGCTTCAGTGAGAGCGTGTCGTCTTTAATCAAGTGTCCTTTTCATTTACAGTAAATGCCCTCTTCCCCATTTCAAATGAGCACTTGGGATAGATTCCTACACTTCTTCAAGGAGGTCTCTTACAGACCTACAGCTTACACATACTAACAATCCTGAAACACATTTCACTTTATCTGCTGTTATGGAGCAGCATTTATTCTGTCAATGAAAAGCCAGCCTAGGATAGCAGCAAATGAATGGTACAGAAAAGGTTGCTGCTGGTGCAGTTGGGCTGGATGATTCATACAAAATAGAATACAAGTCACTCAAGGTTTTTAGGACACTGGTACCATACGTTCTAAGAAACATAAGGCCAGATAATGAATATTGCTTCTTCACACAATTTATGTTGTACAGTCCATTCAGATCCACACCAGagcagctgcattttcttcactggtTTCCATCATTTTGCGACTCCAGCTTCATAAGTTGGTCCTCAAACTTCTGAATGTCTACTTGATGCTTCATTAGGAACTTcccatttaaatgaaaaacaggtaTGTCATATTTGTATTTATCATACCAAGCTGAGTTCTCTGGAAGGGTAATATCCACCTCCTGCAAAATAAACtgtgacagaaaacaaatatattagTACCTACCGGACACTGAAAACCAATACCTACTTGTCTTttggttaatatttttttcagaagtgcaaGGCTGTTTTCTTTGTACTTTTGGATTTATTCTTCCATGTTGTAGGCAACTGCCCATTTTGTGGGTGCAAAATATATGTAGCCACAATCCTTAGCTGTGTATCTGTAAAGGACTTGCTCCCTAGCCCAGGACAATATTCTTGATCCTCTGGGCAGAACAACACGACTGTGAGCGCCAACCACAACAAATATGTAGCTGGCAACACAACAGCTGCCTGTTAAGCAGCAGAGTGCAACACCTCTTAACGCTTCTGTTAACACTTTCTTCCTTCAAGAAAGATGAAAACCTGGTTGAAGAATGGCAAAAACTGCAATCACGTATAGTTCAAATACTTGAATATTTGACTCACTAACATCCTTCCCAAATGATTTATTACCTGCCTCATAAAAGTTGTAAACTCCCCTACCAGACAAGGCAAGAGTATTTACAAAAGCAGTGCTTTTCAAAACTACTGCGATAAGGTGTATATTGGTTTAGTTTGCCAATACTTATTTGAGTAGCATTGTCACAAAATGCTTTTGGATAATGAGTTTTATGGAAATCATTGCTGAAATTGTCTTGAAGAGGTCACCCATGAAAGAATAATGGATGCAAATAAATCCaagcaattttcttttacaaagaaagaatCCTGATtaactgttttttctatatAGAGAATGTATACAGTATTGCAATACATTACCCTTCTCTTATACGGCTCAAGCACTTCTTTTGCTTCATCACATAGAGGGCATGgtttctaaaggaaaatattcagacCAGCTTGAAGCATACCATAAAACACACACATCATTTTTACTGTAGAGTAACATACACAGACAGGAGTGATCATAACTGTAAGTGTGGTTCCCTCCCCCATACCACCCTGTCATACTGCTTtctaaatctttattttatcAGTGCAGCAtggatgaaaaaaaccacaactgtTCGcccaattaatttaattaattaaattaattaatcacTTGCCATTATTTTCTCATGGTGCAAATCAACAGTTTTCAACGGCTCTTCTAAAGGCCGATTCAAGGGCATGGTTTGGAAGGTCATGCACGGCCCCCTTGTTTTGGTCAATAGCAATGAACAGTCAAGCATTGCCATCACCAGCTGAAAACAACTGCAAGTACCACTCTTGATAGAAGAATTTCCCTTGATAGAAGGGGAATGAGGAATTCACATGAGTAATTTCTAATCTGTTTCAGATAGAGTCACTTGGGTCAGATCAAAGAGCAGAAGAAGGTGATTTAAGATAACATGGCTGACTTTGcctgaaagaaattaagtatGATCCTCCaacctgcagagctgggaggatAGTAACCTCCCACAGGGAGAACTGGCAAACAGCTGCAGTGTTTTGACCTGTGACAGTGTCAAAGAAAACCTCTCACTTCTGAAAACTCCCTGGTCTTCCACTACAGTTAtacagctgagctctgctgatGATGCAGCATGATCATTACACCTGTGTGTACCTCAAGAGTGACACACATGAAGACATGTTGCTTCAGTGTTTGGCAGAATGGCAGAATTTGGCCTATACTTCACACAACAAAGCATACAGTGGTGAAGGTGATGGCTCTGTCCCTCTGCGATGGAATACCTCTcacagctggaaaagaccttctcctctccctcctacTTACTAGGAGCAGCCTTCCTAGGGCTTGTTTAAACACGGACTTAATCTGAAACAGCTACTTCTTATTTTCTGCATGTGAATTAACTACTCTACTTTTAATTCACATCTAATCTAAATTGTTTTTCCCACACAAACAAATCCTTATGCTCTGAAAACCTATGCAAGATGCTAAAGATCAATAGCCCTGTGCTCTTGCTAGTTCTTGTCATGTTTGGAGGGATTGATTTACCTGATATTGGTGACTGAAAGAAATGATCTTGCACATGAGTTTTGTAACATGCCAGGCTCATTAGAGTTAAAGGAGGACATACTTGGTTCCCCTAGGCCTGTGGGGAGCTTTCTAACGTAACAGTCACATAAAAGCATTTGACAAACTATGTTGACTCTTAgcaaagaatacatttttatttctgctctgaCAGCAAGCTTAAGCACTATGCGGTACTAATAAAATTTGAACTGGTTTAAAAATCAGATAGTGAACTCTTTCAACTACCAGTGAAATCTGTTTAAACAGTTCATTTACATCAGTACATATTTTTCAGCAGAACAGTGCAACAGCAGGTCTCTGCCATCACTTGCTTTATGTTAATTTGCAACAGGGCTGCCTGGATAACGCTGTCTTGGACAGCCTTCTCTCTCAGATGTATCTTACAGTGGCAAAAGGGACTCCTACTGCTGAAGTAGCAAAAATCCCTTCCTGAAGTGACATAGGCTGTGCTGAGAGCTAGATCTGTTGGACAATACACATGGTGGAAGCGACAGTTTTATTTCTCCAGATAACTGCCATTTATGCTGCCTACTTAGACCACAGTTTTCTGGTCATTTTAAGCTGGCACTGATGCTGAAGGAAGCAGACCCATCTTCCTGTCACTGCTTCTTTTGTGCTGGTATAAGCACTCAAAATAGCTGCCCAGTAGAGCTACACAGGAGAGCTGATCTGAGATAACAGtgatcttgaaaaaaaaaaaagaaagtttgttttttttaacctggagCAGTTGTTGCACAAATGCTTGTGTTGGCATGAAAGGAACCTGTGAGGGGAAAACCATTTGGTAGTGCTACCTTCTATTGGTTTGAAGTGGCTGCAGAAGTCACAGCCGcctcctgccttctcctcctcttttctcctATTCTTAAAAATAGGAACGAGGGAAAAAGGAGTTAATTAGCATAAACTAAGAGCGGTgattagatttattttaaagtagcctgcattttgctttgcagttgCAAGTGGTATCAgatatgaaaaacattttaggtTAAAAACACATTCAACAAGAGGTCACTTAAGTGAAGTACTTGAACTCTGCTattagaaaattttatttcagacagtGTCTTTCTAGTTAGAAATTTTAAGACATAGAATCATACAAAGAGCTTTTTTCCAATCATTAACCCAAAGGTAAGCTCATTATTCCCTACTTTATCACATTTAGATTATGGATGAGTTCGTGCTAAATCCGGCAAGGGGAGAGACAGCTGTAACTTTAAAGTGTAGTTCTTCTTATAGTATGCATTGCTCTGATTAATAAACAGATGgtaaccttttattttttaacctattCATATGTTGCATAAAGGAGTTTAAACACTCCTTTATGGCTATGGATGGAATGAACAAACTGTGCAAggggaagaaattattttagttgCATCCATCTCCAAGAAATACTGTCATAACAATGTCAACATTCTCAGTGCTTTACATTTCTAGTATTCTTCTCTTGAAGGCTACATCAACCACACaaatgcagcacagcctgccatGTGCCATCTTATCTAAAAGTGCAGAAGACCTCTGCAGGTAACACAGGCTCCTGATAACAATTCGTGGAAGGTGACAAATGACCGTTCCTGCTCATCACATCTGTTTTCTAAATACGCGTAAGAATCCTATCTGCTCATGCCACTGACAAACCTATGCCTGCATTTTATTCCTGTTAGTGCTACACAGCcaataaagcaaaaagaggGGAAAGCACGATCTACTTTTTCCTCGTGCACTAGCAATGCTACTTGGGTGTATTTTCAGTCTCACAGGTAgtgctgaaattaaaatgtgagCTCTCTGAAAAGCCTACTTTGGCTGTTGATGCTTGTCCTGGTCAGATTATGTATAACAGCTTATCTTTGTTCTCCATTTCCAGGATGAAACACTGGCAGTTTGAGAACAATTTTCTACTAGCAAACGGGCCTTAGTGTCCAAGTGTCACTGAGTCACAACTTTCTTCATTTGTTGATTGTAACTACTTGCTTGCTACAATGAGAGTAGGACTGTGCTGTAAAGACTGGTGTAAAAGAAATCCCCAAAGTGAAATGCCCAATACTACACAAATTTGAAGGGGACAAAAAGCATGGCTAAGCCTTTTCATCTGGGATTCATGTAcaccaaaactgaaaaatatgcagTCTTGCCTAGCTTTATTCTGTAAACAACTTTTACCTTGGTGAATAAAGTCAACACTGGCTTGTTTGTGCTGGCTGAACAGAGCTGTCTCCCCAGTGGGCTGGATGAATGCCTTGCTAGTTGCAGTGTTCTgatcagaaaacaaagcaccATCATCCTattaaggcaaaaataaaatggttaaTTATTTTGTGGCCAGCTATAGCTCATTAAATTTAATGTTAACATAAATGTGATACTTCAATCGCAGTTCTAAAATACACACAATCAAACCATTTCCCAGGATTTTTATGTTCACTGTATCAACACATTAATCAGAAAAATGGCTTACTGTGCAGCAGGCCAGAAACACTGCATAGCTCAAAAAGTGTagctccattaaaaaaaaacaacaaacaactaTGCTTTCTTCCTGAAATGCCTCTTTTAAATTCCCTAACACAAATGCTGACATAAATGCATTATGCTGTTTCAACCATACAGATGCCAGTAAAAATTACATGATATTAACAAAATGggaagtgctgtgctttgaacctCAGTAATCTTGCTGCAGCGCTTGACAAATTCTACTTACTCAGAATTATTCCATcaaaaaattaatctgtgcCTAATCAGAATATTAATATAATGCTTTCTGCAGTGAATAAAAAGCTGCAGCCAAGATGATATAACTTGGTAATATTAAAAGCATGCACATTGTCCTGAGTCCTTcctgaaacagcaaaataatttatgaaaaatgttGATAGGTTTGTGATTTCTTTGAGAGAGTTTAAGTAAAGTCGGTGTTGTTGAAGGGTACCATATTGGAGTTTTGAAGACACCTGTTCGTAATAACACTAATTACAACAGTGCTTTCCCCAAACTTGTGTCTCAATGGGACCTTTACAAAGCAGTTTGGGACTGAAGGGcaaaaatgagaagcaaaagaGAGTCTCCACAGAGACTACTGGCAGATGTGACACTCGACATCAGAATTTACACCAGGAAAATCAAGTCCTTTTTACATAAAgccaaaatgtttctgttcaaTTTCTGTTCAGGTACAAATTACGTGTAGTCCTAACTACAACTAACCAGAAAGACACAATGTAACGGGACAAGTTCAAATAACTACACTGTGAGAAACAGATGAGCATGTTCTAGGATGTTCAGTAAAAAAGAGCCTAGTGCATTCACTGAGTCTCTCAGTACTAATActatattgttttgttttgagaggGAGAGTTTTGCCAGCATAACCACTAAGGAAGAACCAAAACATGGCAGTGGACTCTAAACTTAAGCCCACTTAACTGCTATGTTTCTAAGCAACAACCACAAGTAAAATCAAATGGGTGACATGACACTGCTCTACCACCCTTACTGCACTGTCAAAGACACCTTTTCTTAAATTCCAGAAGACTCTAGTAAGGGTAACTTGCCATGTTTCCAGAAGAAGTATCAACAGAGTGAATACAAAGAAAAGGTAACACTTTGAAAATTATAGCCTGAATTTTATAATTTCAGATGTTAGGAAAGAATCAGCTTATTTTCTTTGaccacataaaaataaagttgtctAAAACAGAGTATTCTGCAATGAACAGGCTTTAGGTTTACTCTTTAGTTTGGGACAGAAAAGGTTCTTCATCTGTATGTGTCAGGCTTGATACCAGTACGAGTCAGCTGTGGCAACAGAGCAGTACGCTTGCTGTCACTGAAAAATTGCAGGTGACTGGCATGGCACACACTGCCATTGGTCACAgtcctgggcagctgctgcATTTGTTTTACTTAGTGAGGTGGAAATCTAATTGTCCAGGATTTTACATAGTAAGTACAAAAATAAGCTTGGAACCTTTTGGAAAAATGCAAATCTGGATGACACTAAATAGCCTCAGTCATAGAAATTTTTACGTCCACAGTAGTAGGTGCCCAGAATGGATGTGTTTTTGGCATAAAAAATTGCAGCATGTCAGCCTGTTCACATGCAAGATAAAAATGCCAAAACCACATTCTGGCaagtttttaaatgaatgctTTTGTTGCCAGCGTCGCAAGCCAAATTTTGTGCCTTCAAAACAAGGAATATGCCCCCAAATTGTTCTATGAACAGCAGAATGAATAAAGCATAAATGTTCATGTATTGAGGAGTATATACACGTGTATAAAATGGCCCTGGTTCACTCCTTTAAACCCCCTTTTTTAATCCCTTCACCCTCTGGTAAATTTGAGTCCAGCAGACAACTCCTACCAGAGCATCAACTGAAGAGGCATGAATAAGACAGTATCAGTACCAAAGCTTCAAGAtctcacaaaaagaaataagctaGCACAGTCTCTTACTTCCCTACcaattttaaacaatttcaaGCAACACTGTCTTTGGAATTCAGGAACAAATCTCCATTGACCAGTACTACTGCTGAAGCAAGAGTCTGCTGTGTCCAAGGTTAGCATAAGACTGGCTGAGACATTTTATACATAgcctgaagaaaacagagtCCTGGCTGTCAATTTATTCACCTACATAGAATGATACTAAGGCCATACTGTAATGCCAGTTACAAAAAGACTCAAAGGACTACTCCCAATTTATAAAATGATGCCAGTTTCTGTCCAGGCCCTAGTCATGCTCTGCTCTTCCATCAGCATAAAGCAGCCTGAGACAACTAGACCCGAGGGAGGGTGAGATACTGTCAGATGGCATCATGCTCCCACAGTACAGATGATACAGCCTGACCTCCCTATGCTTCTGAAGCCTGCAATTGCCAGACAGCATCATTAGGAAGGAGAGCAGTCAGACCTGCTGCATTTAACCTGGGCTAAAGCACAGTCCAACTTCAGCTTCAAAGGACTGCAACTAAGGCTCTACCCCCAtagaaatttgctttaaaatcagCAGAATTCACTAATCTTATTTTATTGGATTAAGTAAAAGGTTGTGGATAAAACCAAATAGCAGTGGTTTTGCACAAACACTGAAGGGTTCTAATATTGTGAAGGGTTAAGTATAGTTGCTATTGATCAGGAGCCGATAAAAGCAAATATCCAGTCACTCATCAGGAAAATCTACTGTAGCAGCTCAATTTGTCTGAACACATCACAGAGCCACACGGGTGTTTAGTGCATGCACACCACTATTGTGCGAGCAAGCGGGTTCCCAACACTGGCCCGCACTAAGCTGAGCAACACTTCTGGAATGCAGAGCTCCAGCCTCAGAGGTCACTTCCACATCCCTGTCATTACtgacaaaaagaaagggaagcatCGCACAGATGCCCCACAGCATTCATGTCCTGCTCACATCTGTATCGTATCTGTCTTTTGTTATGAAGAAAACATACTAAAAGCACACACGAAATCTCTCAACATTATTCTGGAGCTCTCTTTAGCCTACCCTCAAGTAATTACAAAGATTTGTTTGATGAACAAAATTAATACATAAATGTAAAGAAGGATGCTTGCGAACTTCAGAACTTAACCTCCCCTATACTACAATGCTACAGAATGATTTAACAGAGGATGCTCTTAAGTCTGGACTTGGCCCACGCTATATTTTGCAAAGCCAAATTGGACTAATTTCCTGTTAAAAGAATTTCCATCACCTAATAAATCCTCAcctgctggaaaaataaaacgTGACACTAAAATAAGCCATTATTTAGATGAGATAATTATGCACAGAAACGTTGTCTTACCATCAGTCAAGAAAAGACAAGCACGGCTGATTTCTTCTCCAACTATGTACCTTTTAATGATGCTATATACTCTTAAATAATCTCAGCTTCAAGTCACCAAAATACTCTTGCTCTGTGGTTCTGAATGTTTTATATGCATAATTATAAACATATTTGGAGAGGATTATGTCCCGTTTTCCATGGGTTTGTATACATATGCATGAGGATGAAATTATTATCAACTTTCAGGCATTTCTCTGTATACACTTTACATTCACATAGTATTTGATTTTGGAACCCTAACCTGGGTTTGACAGAAGATGGGGATTGCCTGGACAAATCACACCTCTTTCTGCAAGGTAACAGTAACACATCAGGAGCATGGAAAATCCCTGTCTTAAAGAAACTTTGTAAGTGTCTATTAAACTGACTCTTAACCTCCATTAAATCCTCGTTCTAGTACGGCAAAGGAGTATCAACTGAAGGAGAATGGGCAAAGCTAGCAGATTCAAATGTAAGAATACATGCCGATGGCCCAACTCAAGTGATGGTTTAAAACAGCCTTCTTCTGTTGTCCCTCATTCAGAACAAGCTATGGTCATCAAGGAAAGCAAACTTGCTGGCAGTCTGCTCTTTTCAGTTTGATTACTTACCagggaaatgctgaaaataacaTATGGTGCCACAAGAGACCAAGAAGCATACCTGAGTAGGGATGCCAAATTCTGTAGTTGTTGAGGTCCCCACAAGGCTTTTACCCTACCAGCATTTCAGAGGAGGCATGCAAAATACAGGAGAATCCTGAACTTCTTTTTGCAAACACACGTAACACTGAAGGTCTTTAGGGAAGAATCAGGTTTTTACATCAACTCAAAATTCAGTAACGTCATCAGTAATACCACTTGTTTCTGTAAGCTGCTGTTATATATCAATCAACGCATATTTCCACACATTTTCTCCTCCAAACCACAGTAATTGGGGTAAATCCCACAAACCCATTGCACTCCATCCcagaaagatttaaaagcataatttcaTCCTAATGTGCAACAAATTTTGTTTAGTGATCCCTCCAGAGGTATCCATTCTAGACTCCGGTCTGAGGCCTGTAGTCCAAATTTCGgccaatttaaaaaacacccaATAGGTTGCTGTAATGGCCACAAGGCCATTTCTGCAGACAAAAGAACTCGCATATGCAACGGACCGTTACCATAAAGTAAAACTATAACAGAGTTTAAATGCctgttttaaatatctccagttGAAAACTTTCCAGCCAAATGACCCATTCCCCGGCAGGGGCAGCCAAACCGGGTGAGGGGTGTGTCCAGAGGTCTTCCCGTTACCTCATGCGGTGACAAAGCCTGCTTTCTTGGGATGGTGTTTTCTAAACCGGCAACGCCCTCTACAGATTGGAAAGTCACAGCCCACGAGAAGGGAAGGCGAAGGCCGGCGGCACGGTAGTGCTGCCAGTCCGGGCTTCagccgccgcccgccctccAGGGCGGCCTCCTCAGGCCCGGCGCCGGCAGTggcggccgccccggcccgccgcaAGGCCCGCGCCCGCCGCTCTCGCACCGCCAGCGCCGGGCAGGCCCCGGCGGCCCAGGccccgcggcgcggcccggcgcGGCGCTCGGCAGCAGCCGGCCGGCGTTACCCCGGGCGGCCGCCCCGGGGCGGACGCTGAGGAGGCCCCGGCAAGCGCCGGACCCACGGACACCCACCTGGCGGTGGCCGACTGCCGCTTCCCTCCGCCTCCAGGAAGGACGCGCAGCCTGGGCGGGCCCAGCCCGGCGGGAGGCAGCACTTGCCGCCGCTTCGGCGCCCCCGGCTGGCCGCGAGCCCTCCGCGGCCTCCGCCGGGCCTTCCCCGAGCGCTGCCCGCGCGCCCCCGGAGCCCCTTCCCCGggggctgccagctgccccccagccttCTTTCTGTAAGGGGCGACCCTCCACAGGtctgccccgcaggtgcggtTTCCCCGGCTACCGCTGATGCCCTCCTCGGCCCGGggagccctgccgccggccctGCCCGTGTTACCAGGGGCTAGGTGCTCGGACAGAACCGGGCCCCCCCttagtgtttctttttctgctggagAGGGTTTCTGGCTCGCGTCCTCCGCCCCGTGCCGCACTGAGCAACTGGGCTTCTCTTGCTCTCTGCCCTCTGCTGTGTATCGAAAAGCAGCCAGCTGCCTCATTGGCTTCTCATCTGTATGGATGGGTGCACAGGGCCTGGGTTTTGGCCGCCCATCAGGCTAATAAAGGAATACCTCTAGATATAATAGaagaaaaacccccaaacccaaatcATTAGAGTGTATCATTAAAACACAAAGGATCACAATAACAAAAGCACATAGGGATGATAAGAGAAAGGTGTGGGGGAAAATACACTGCAAAATTCTAGGCAGCACAGCGAGAAAGGCAGAGATTTTCTGTAAACAAAGGGCCAGTCCTTCAATTCTTTTGCTCGTGCTGCTTCTGTTGGCTTCAAATAGCGTAAGCGGTCTTTAGtatctttcctttaaaactgcGATAAGTTTAACGtaataaaagaaagcagtggACCTAGATTGTCTTTTTGGTAGtatgtatttcagttttagtGAGACTTTCCACTTCCCTGTGActcaggcagcagcactgtagataaaagagatttttattaaaGATGTGATAAgttgctttcttaatttttaccttttaaaatttaatgcaGGCAGGTAGTCATGACTGAGCATAACACTGGGAAAAAGAGTGGAAGACTACAGACATCCATGCTAAACATGATATTCTACTATTTTCATTAACAACTTGAAGCATTTCATGGTATGTGTGCTAAGAAAAATAGTGATATGAAGCTGGGATCAAACAATAATATTTTGGAGTATATGGATAAATCCAAATTAAATTGGAAATAGGCTCAAATTAACACAATGGGATTCtataaaagcaggaaagagatTAATTTGAAGCAGTTATAAAGCTGACAGTCCCAGGGAGAGCTCTTTCCCTGCTGAATTAAATT
The DNA window shown above is from Phalacrocorax aristotelis chromosome Z, bGulAri2.1, whole genome shotgun sequence and carries:
- the CZH5orf63 gene encoding glutaredoxin-like protein C5orf63 homolog isoform X1, yielding MRMMVLCFLIRTLQLARHSSSPLGRQLCSASTNKPVLTLFTKKPCPLCDEAKEVLEPYKRRFILQEVDITLPENSAWYDKYKYDIPVFHLNGKFLMKHQVDIQKFEDQLMKLESQNDGNQ
- the CZH5orf63 gene encoding glutaredoxin-like protein C5orf63 homolog isoform X2, with amino-acid sequence MMVLCFLIRTLQLARHSSSPLGRQLCSASTNKPVLTLFTKKPCPLCDEAKEVLEPYKRRFILQEVDITLPENSAWYDKYKYDIPVFHLNGKFLMKHQVDIQKFEDQLMKLESQNDGNQ